The DNA segment GAACGCCGTCCAGTCTCCGACGCAGGTCGGGTGCCCCTTGCGACAGCGTGTCGAGGAAGACGCCATCAACCTCGAGGATCTTCACCAGCTCGGCGAGTACCTCGAAGTCAGAGCGCTCGTCCCGTCGAGTCGATCGATCCCATCTCAGGTAGGGGATGAAGACGCTGACTCCTCGCTTATGGAAGGAGCGTATGAGTTCTCGTGCGCCCTCAAGACCTCCGGGCATGTCGTACCAGAAATCGAACTGGCTCCGGTGATCAAAACCAAGCTGCGGGTATCCGTTCCACAGTAGGACGCTGTCGTAGCCTCCGTACCTATCGCCGCCTTCCTGCAGCAGTGCATCCACTCTGTATGTGCCCGCTTCGGGGTCCCAGAGCGCACTGTCCCATGGGATGAGGAAGTAGCACGAGACTGCGGAGGCTGTCCACGCGAAGGCGGGATGCCGGTACGACTCATCCGAGAACCGCAAGAGATGCCTTGTCGCCTGTCGCCATGCGTTCAACTGCTCTCGCCACGAGGACCATTCGGAGGGATCGGCAGGCGCCTGGATGATGCTCCGCATGAAAACCGCCACCGTCCTTCAGGGAATGTCGAGCTCGAGCATGGGCACGTGCTGTTGGGCACCGTAGAGGTCAGCGCTATCGAACTCATCGGAAGCCAAGGGCTTGAGAAAGGATGCCTTCGCCGCCAGACACAGGTCCACGAACCAGACGCCCAGGACGCTACTGGGCGGTACACGGTAGAGAGCCGCGATGTTCTCCCGCGTCAGGACCCCGGACGTCTTCGCGCGTTCGAAGGCAGCCTCGTCGGTGAAGATCACATCGACGGTGGTGATGAACGGTGACGCATTCTTGCTACGGATGATCCGGGCCAGTTCCGTGAGTTTCACACTGAGCCACTCCTCATAGCAGTTTGCAGCACTCGTCTCATCGGTTTATCACCCTGATCTCGGTCTGAAAGGGCTCTCCTGGATCCTCTAGCGGCAGGGCGTGCCAGATGCTGAACTGATAGACCTCCCCCACGGGGATGGCTCTGCCCGGCGAGAAGGGGATGGCCAGATTGCCGGCCGTGGAGAGCCGTCCCGGGAACCCGTGGTGGGCGAGGAATGAACTGGCGAAGGAGCAGATGCTGTCGGCTCTCTCCTGGTCGCTGCTGACCGCATCCAGCAACAGGCAGATCTCGTGAGGCTCGCCTCCCGTCACAGGCTCGGACGGGCCCAGCACGCCGTTCCTGCCGTAGGTTCGGATGCTGAAATGGTAGGCCTGCTCCCCGAGGAATGCGAAGTACTCCCGGACGGCGTCGTAGCAATCGCGGACGATCTGTTCGGAAGCGGCGATGAACCGGGGATCCCGCACACCCGCGATGCTGATGGAGCGGAAGCCGACCCGCCGAACCCCTTCCAGCTTTACCCGGTACTCGTCGGCCTCGATCCACCGGGCGCCCGCAACCCGGACTCTCCGGTCCGTCACCTGCTCGTAGCGGGCGCTCGACACGTCCAGCACCCCCCCGGGGTTGGCCTCGCGGGTGGGGTCTGGGCGCTCGTAGAAGGCATGGAGGGCCACGCTGGCCGGCGTGCAGCGCCGGGCCTCGTTGACCGGGACCACTTCGAAGTGGTCCCTCCGGAGAAAGCCCAAGAGACCGTCGTTGCCGCTGCCGGGATCGGCTGCGAGGGCGCCGTCCTCCATCACCTTGCCGAAGTGCATGCTGAGCGCCCGGGGGAACCCGTAACGCAAGGGGAGCGCTGCGTAGAGCCCGATGTCCAGCGCCCGCCCCGTGATGATGCCGTCGAGGTTGGGATGCTCCTCCAGGAGTCGCACCAAGACCTCGGGCCCCACCTGCGCTACGATGCGTGTACTAGCCTTGACCGTGCCGGCATCCAGCCGCTCAGGGAAGCGGTCGACCGGGACCAGGCGGGGCATCTCCACACCCGCCTGAAGGCGTTCGAGGAGCCATCCCTGGTCCACGTCGCTCCACACCACGCCGATGGTGAGGGACCAGCCGTGCAGCCTCGCTGACTCTTCGAGGAGTTCAAGGGCCAGCTCCACATGGGGATTCGCCCCAGCCCCGCCCACCGAGCAGATGAACGGGATCTTCGCCTGCCGGGCCGCGCCGACGATCAGCTCCAGGTCCCGCTGCAGGGCCTGCCGGGCCATCACCGGCTTACCGCTGCCCAGGTAGTAGGGCCCCGCGTCGGTGGTGGTCCCCTGGGCCACGATGACGTGCAGCCCGTACTCCAGCGCCTTCTGGAGGGACACCGCATCCACCCCGTGGCCCAGGAAGGACGTAGCCGAGTAGATTCGGAGCTCTTGGACGTTCTCCACCGGTCTCACCCTTCCCCCCGCTCTTTCTGCCAGGACCTCCCGGCCAGGCTGACCAGCTGCCGGGCGATCTCCGAGACTCGCATCCCGCGGGTGGCATGGATGCAGACGCCCTTCACCGTGTCGATCTTGGCGAGCCACTCCTGGGGGATCGCCTGGACACCCTGGAACGCCCCCGAGATGGCGCCTGCGATGGCCCCGATGGTGTCCGCGTCCCGTCCCAGGTTGGCGGCCCCCAGCACCGAGGGCACGTACTGGCACCGGGAGCTGGCGACCAGGCCGAACGCGAGGGCTGTTGCCTCGGGGGCCATGTCCGCCCACACGTAGTACGGAATGGTGGCCTCCTGGTAGAGCTCCTCGAGCGCCTCAAAGGGATCCGAGTACCTGCGGCCGATCGCGACCGCCCGCTGGATGGCCCGGAAGGACCACGAGTCCTGGGGAATGGCCGCCAGGGCCGCATCGATGACCGCATCGGAATCGTCAGCCACCATGGCCTCCGCCACCGCCGCGGCGACGGCCTGGGCGCAGTAGATGCCGTCCCGGTGGTGACTCACGCTGGCATCGATGGCCGCCAGTTTCGCTGCCTCAATGGGCGATCCGGCACAGGCCACGCCCACAGGGGCGATCCGCATCGCCGCGCCGTCACTCCACATCTCATAGTTGTACCGTCCCGTCGCCGGCGCGCTCAGGCCGCGCCGGAGGTTCACCACCGCGCAGACCTCGCTGAAGCCGCCCTTCTGGAACTCCTGCTGGTGGATCAGGGTCTGGGTCCACTCCCGGGCCACGTCCTCCGGCCGCACATCCTTGCCATACTTGAGCAGGATCTGGGCGGTCAACATCGCGTACTCGGTATCGTCGGTGCCGGCCGGGTCGTCGGTCAGGAAGCCTGTGATCCGCCCGTGGGTCGCCCGGATGGTGGCCGGGTCGCTCCCTTCCGTGGATGCCCCCAAGGCGTCCGCCACAGCCAGCCCCGCCAGGGCCCCGTACCCGTGCTGGAAAAGGTCCGTCCGCTCACTCGCAGCCATGCTCCCTCAGCCCCTCCTTCAGTCCTGCCTGCGGGCCAACCCGGCCAGTTCCGTGGCGACATCCTTCACCGAAACACCTGCCATCTGAGGCAGGCAAATCCCCTTGCACCGATCGGTCGAACCCAACCAGCTGGCGGGGATGGTCGAAGCCCCGTAGACGACCCCGTACAGGGCGCCTACCCAGGCGGGCATCGACTCGGCGGCGCGGTGGAACGCGTTGGCGATCAGCAGCGCTTCCTGCACCGAACCGAGTTCCATGGACAGGAGGGCCAACGCCAGGGCTACGGTCTCGGGCGCCACGTTCGGATAGTTGTAGATGCGGCTCAAGAACTGATCATGGAGAATCACGAGCGCGTCGGCCGGGCTGGTTCCCCGGGGGACCAGTTCCAGCGCTCGGGCGGTGTTGTACGCAAGCCATGATCCCTCGGGCATGAAGCGCCGCGCAGCCTCGATCATGCGGGGAATCTCCGCTCCCGACACCCCCTCCGCCAGAGCAGCGGCCATCGCCTGGGCCGCCCATACGCCGTCTTCGGCCGACGTCACCGAGGCGTCCCGCTCGGCCACGGTGGTAGCGGTCGCCGGATCCCCCGGATGGACCAGGCCAATGGGCACCGCCCGGCGCACAGCGCCGTCGTCGTAGTGGTGGGGGTTGTCGTTCCCCGTGGTGGGAGGCAGGAGACCCCGCTTGAAGTTCTCGATGGCAGCCCGCTCGCTCACGCCAGACCGGACCGACGTCTCCCGGACAACGACCTCCTCTTGCCAGGCTTGCTGGTACTGCTGAGCCGTGGGGGTGGATCCGTACCGGAGCAGGATCTGGGCACTGAAGAGGGCCCACTCGGTGTCGTCGGTGGGGCAGACGTCGAGGACGCGCGGGTTCCGTGCGATGGTGTAGGGCATCTGGGTGACGATCACGTTGTGTTGATCGCCCACCTCGGTCCAAATCCGGAGCCGGGCTCGGCTCTTGGGTCGCCCGAGGAGGGTCCGGTGGTACATGGCCGGAAACCCGAGGGCATCTCCCAAGGCGAGACCGGCCAGGCTACCGTAGATGCGGTCGAAGAGATCAGGCTGCGTTCCCACTCCGTTCAGCTCCTCCCGTAACACGTCGCAAGAACCTTCACTGGATCAGGCCGGCCAAGCCCTCGGCCAGGCTCACGAGATCCTCCCCGGCGGCGAAACGAAGGGTAACCCCTGCGGGCCGCCGGACCGCCTCGATCCACCGCTCAGGAAGCACGCCGGCACCGGCCCGAGCACCGCACACCGCGCCGACGACGGCTGCGATGGTGTCGGCATCGCGGCCGAAGTTGGCCGCCCAGAAGAGGCCCGTCTCGAAATCGGCTTCGGTGAGCCGCAAGATCGCGTAGGCCTGCGGGATGGCCTCCGCGCTCACAGCGTGGAGCGGCGTCCAGAGGTCATCATGAAGGCTCTGCCAGGCCGCCCGGATCGCACCCTTCTCATCGCATATCTTCAGGGTCCTCTGCATGGCCCGCCCGAGCCAGCTCTCCTCGGGAACCCAAGCCATCCCTGCCGCCACGATCTCGTCCACCGTGCCGCCAGCCATGGCGACGGCCACACTGGCGGCGACCGCCTGTGCGGCGTGGAGTCCGTCCCCAGCGTGGCTGATCTCGGCATCGATGGACGCAAGCCGCGCGGCCCGCTCCGGATCACCCGCCGCGACGATGCCGATGGGCGCGGCCCGCATCGCGGCCCCATCGTCGTTGTTCATCACGTTGTCCATCCCGGACAGGGGAGGCCTCATGCCCCGGCGGAGATTGTAGGCGGCACCGTGGATGGGCCGCCCCGCCCGGTCATGAACGCCGCCCTGGTCGAGAACGTAGCGGTGCCAGGCGTCCAGGACCGCCTCGCGGGTGAGTTCCCCCTGGCTGTCGAGCAAGACTCGGGCCGTCAGGACCGCGAACTCCGTGTCGTCCGTCCCGCTGACGCCTTCCGGGAGGTGGGTCACGATGCCGTAGCGGTTCCGAAGCTCGGTGTTCCTTCCGGCATCCCCCAGGGCATCCCCGATAGCCAGTCCGAGTAAGCAACCTTTGCTCCTGGAGACGGCAAGCGCTCGATCCTTGGCAAGTGCTTCACGCCCGTTCAACATCTTCGGCTCCTCCTCGACAGATCAGGGATGCCAGGACGGCCCTGGCTCGCCGTGAAACTGGGGGGTGCGGGCGTGAGCGTCTCAGTCGCGCTCACGCCCGCGGCATCCGATACGGCAGCGGGGCGCTTACCGGTAACGCTCCAGGATTCGGTTCCCTTCCAGCTCGATCCGCTGGGCCAGCTGCTCCTCCGTGATGCGGTCGTAGAAGTACTCTTGCAGCAAGGGGTTGAGCACCTTGGACCGCACCTCTTCGTAGCCGGGAACGATCTGCCAGTTGGCCATGGCGAGATTCACGGCCGACGCACTAACCACATCCCAGCCGTACTCCTCGGTGGTGAAGATGGATAGCCCCAGCGACGACTTCCTGGTGGGCAAGAGCCAGTCGCTGTGGGCCAGCTTCGCCATGTTCTCCGTGTTCATGAGGAACTCGACGAACTGCATCGCCTCACGCGGGTGCCTGGACGCCGCCGGAATGCTGAGCGTTTGGGAGACGGCACCCTGGCGCGCCGTGGTCGCCCGCGGGTGGGGCAGCACGCCCCAGCGGAACGTCTCCGAGGCGAGGGCCGCCAGGTCATGGCGGGTGAAGGCACCCACGCCCGGAATCATGGCATACCGGCCCTGGATGAAGCCGGCCATCAGCTCCGAGCTGCTCAAGCCCACGCCGTCCTTCGCAAGCGACTCGTCGACGTACATCATGTCGTGCAGGGTCCTGGCCAGCGCCAGTTCGTTCTCGCCGACCCGGATCACCCAGCGGCCGTCCTCCTGGTAGAAGAACTGCCCACCGAAGGCCATGCTCAGGTTGAGGATGCGATTGGCGGGGTTCCGGAGGGCGAGGCCGGCCCCGTACTGATCGATGCGGCCATCACCGTTGACGTCCTTGGTCAGCTGGCGCCCCATCTCGCGCAGCCCCTCCCAGGTCACGGCCTGGCTCGGATCGACCTGGATCCCAGCCTCTTCGAAGAGGTCCTGGTTGTAGAGAATGACAAACGGCTCGACGATGTAGGGAACGCCGTAGACCGCATTATCGACGCTCACCGTCCTCCAGAAGTTGGGAAGGACGTCGTTGCGCAGATCATCGGACATCAGCGGCGCGAGGTCAGTCAAGTAGCCCATCCGACCGAAGTCCAGCACCTGGGGCGACTCATAATGGAAGATGTCGGGCACATCGCCGGTCTGGAACGAGGTAACCAGGTAGTCGTGGATGGAGGACCAGTCGACCTGCTGGTACTCCACCTGGATGGTGGGGTGGGTTGAGTTCCACGCCTGTACCAGCTCTTTCACAGCGGCGATCGCGTCTTCTTGCCACGCGAGGCTCACGAAGCGCAACCGCACCGGACTCTGCGCCGAGGTAGACGGTGTCAACGCAGTGACCATCAGCAACAGGACCAGCGCCACGGCCAGATATCGAAATGCCCTCATCAGTACCTCCCCTTTCTCGCTTAGTTGCCTCATTGCCGGCCAGCCATGCGTTCGCGGCATCCTGCCTTGTGCTCAGGACACCCTCCGGGCCTGCGTGCAGGCTCACTGCTTCAGACTTCCTGCCATGAGCCCCGCAATCAGGCCCCGTTGTACGACGGCGAAAACGGCCAGGGCAGGCAAGGTAGCCAGAACACTGCCAGCCGCCAGCGGTCCCCATCGTACGAAACCTTCAACACCCCGGAAACGCGCCAGGTTGACCTGGATGGTCAGCAGATCAGGCTCCTTCAGAAGCACCAGGGCAAAGAAGAACTCGTTCCACGCCGTGATGAACGCATACATGCCCGTGGCCACCAGCCCCGGAACCATCAGGGGAACGAGGATATGGGCAAGGGTCTGGGTTCCACTGGCCCCGTCGACGGCCGCGGCCTCTTCCAGCTCCACGGGAACGGACCGGACGTAGCCGAAGAGCATCCAGAGCACGAACGGAAGGTTCGAGACCACGTAGACCAGGCTCAACCCGGCGTGGGTGTTGGTCAGCGCCATCGCGGCGAGAATGAGAAAGAGCGGCACGATAATCAGGATGTGGGGAAAGGTTTGGCTCGCCAATATCCAGCCCCGGAACAGCTTCTCCACCAGGCCGCCTCGCCGGGCGGAGACGTAAGCGGCCGGAGCTGCGACGGCCAGGGTCGCTAGGGCTGTGACGAGGCTCACCTTCAAGCTGTTTTTCACGCTCTGGAAGATGCCCTGAGTAAAGAGCGCATCCCGGTAGTTTTCGAACTGAACGCTTTGGGGCCAGAAGGAAGTGGCCATCACCACCTCTACCTGGGTCTTGAGCGACGTGAGCACCAGCCAGAGCAAGGGGAAGGCCATGAAGGCTACATAGAGCATGAGTAGGAGGAAGAGCCCCACTCGTACCGCCCGCTTCATCCATGCCATACGAGCCCCTCCCAACACCGTGCCGGCGGTTCCTACGCCACCTCACGGCTCGAGCGCCGCACGTAGAAGAAGATCAGCAGGAGCATCACGAACACCATCACGTTACCAAGGGCTGCAGCGTAACCGAGGTTGCCGTAGCGGAAGCCTTCCTCGTAGGCATAGAGCATGGGCAGCCTCGTGGTGTCTCCGGGCCCGCCCTCGGTCAGGACGTAGACCAGGCCGAAGGAGTTGAAGTTCCAGATCATCTCGATGGTGCCGAGCGCGACGATCACCGGAACGAGCAGCGGGAGTACCACGTACCAGAACTGGCCCCAGGAAGAGGCCCCATCGAGAGCGGCGGCCTCTTTCAGTTCCTGCGGGACGGTCTGGAGGCCGGCCAGGAGCATCACCGCGGCCAGCGGCAACCCTGCCCAGATCCCGACGACAATAGCGGCTGGGAGCGTCCAGGTATAATCGCCCAGCCAGTTGACGGGGGTCTCCAGGACGCCCAGATCGAGCAAGGCCCGGTTGAAGAGACCGATGGTGGGATGGTAGACCATCCGCCAGACCAAGCCCTTCACCACCGGCGGCATGGCCCAGGGAATCAGGATCAGTACCCTGGCTAGCCCTTGCAGGGGCAGCCGAGCATTGAGCAGTAGGGCGAGCCCCAAGCCGAGGATGATCTCCCCGCCCGTCACGCTGAGGGCCCAGATCGCCCCCGTTCGGAAGGAGGACCAAAACGTGTAGTCCATCAGCATGTACCGGTAGTTCTCGAGGCCGTTCAACTCAGGCTGGCCGGGCCCGAGGCGGTAGTCGGTAAACCCCAGATACATGCCCTCGAGCAGTGGGATTACGGAGAGCAAGAGAATGGGCAGGACCGCGGGGATCAGGAGCCACCACGAGGGCCCGATACGGCTTCTGCCGTTCATGAATGCGGCCTCCCTGCTCCCGGACCCTGGCGCGCTGTGCCTCGCTGCTCCTTACGGAGCAAGCTCGTCGACTCCCGCACGAGGAGCCTGGGGAGGACTGTCACCCGTTGCCACTCGCCGCGCTCGCGGCCTTCGACCCGATCCAGGAGGAGTTCACCGGCAATCCGCCCACGTTCGGCCGCGAGCAGCGTCACAGTCGACAGCGTGGGAGTGGCAATTCGACAGAGGTCGATATCGTCCATCCCGATGACGGCCACGTCGTCGGGCACGCGCATGCTTCGCTCGCGTAGTTTCCGCAGGACCCCGATAGCCATGGCGTCGTTCGCGGCGAAGACCCCGTCCAGGTCGGGACACTGTTCCAGGAGCCGGTCGATGGCCTCGTAGCCGCCCATGATGGTGAAGTCGCTGTTGACGACCAGGTTGGACGAGTATTCAAGTCCCCGGCTACCAAGGGCCAGCTTGTAGCCGCTGATGCGTGAAGTGGAGGGGACGGTGCCCTTCATGCCATTGATGAACCCAATCCTCTGGCACCCCAGGTCGATGAGGTGCTCGACGGCCAGGCGGGCCCCGGTTTCGGACTCGACCCGGACATTGTCGACAGGCGTTTCATCAGGGACACGCCCGATGACGACGACGCGCCCCTGAACGGGCTCCAACTCGCGCAAGAAGGCAGCACTCACGGTGAGTGACGTGATAATCAGGCCGTCGATGCGGCGCCCGGCCAAGGCGCGCAGGGCACGCAGCTCCTCGGTCTGCGAGCCCTCGGTGCTCGCGAGGGAAAGCCACCAGCCTCGCCTGGCAGCCACCTCTTGCACCGCCTTGGCCATCGCGACGTAGACGGGGTTCCCGATGTCGGGCACCGCCAGCGCGATCTCGCCCACGTTCCCCGTCTTGAGGCTGCGGGCCACATGGTCGGGAACGTAGCCGATCTGGGCCACCGCGTCCAACACCCGCTTGCGAGTTTCCGGCGAGCACCGTGGGCTGTTATTCACCACACGGGAGACGGTCGCCGGAGAGACCCCCGCCAGCCGGGCGACTTCCTGGATGGTCCCA comes from the Limnochorda pilosa genome and includes:
- a CDS encoding LacI family DNA-binding transcriptional regulator, translated to MARRSSRRGTIQEVARLAGVSPATVSRVVNNSPRCSPETRKRVLDAVAQIGYVPDHVARSLKTGNVGEIALAVPDIGNPVYVAMAKAVQEVAARRGWWLSLASTEGSQTEELRALRALAGRRIDGLIITSLTVSAAFLRELEPVQGRVVVIGRVPDETPVDNVRVESETGARLAVEHLIDLGCQRIGFINGMKGTVPSTSRISGYKLALGSRGLEYSSNLVVNSDFTIMGGYEAIDRLLEQCPDLDGVFAANDAMAIGVLRKLRERSMRVPDDVAVIGMDDIDLCRIATPTLSTVTLLAAERGRIAGELLLDRVEGRERGEWQRVTVLPRLLVRESTSLLRKEQRGTARQGPGAGRPHS
- a CDS encoding carbohydrate ABC transporter permease, translating into MNGRSRIGPSWWLLIPAVLPILLLSVIPLLEGMYLGFTDYRLGPGQPELNGLENYRYMLMDYTFWSSFRTGAIWALSVTGGEIILGLGLALLLNARLPLQGLARVLILIPWAMPPVVKGLVWRMVYHPTIGLFNRALLDLGVLETPVNWLGDYTWTLPAAIVVGIWAGLPLAAVMLLAGLQTVPQELKEAAALDGASSWGQFWYVVLPLLVPVIVALGTIEMIWNFNSFGLVYVLTEGGPGDTTRLPMLYAYEEGFRYGNLGYAAALGNVMVFVMLLLIFFYVRRSSREVA
- a CDS encoding DUF4387 domain-containing protein, giving the protein MKLTELARIIRSKNASPFITTVDVIFTDEAAFERAKTSGVLTRENIAALYRVPPSSVLGVWFVDLCLAAKASFLKPLASDEFDSADLYGAQQHVPMLELDIP
- a CDS encoding carbohydrate ABC transporter permease, encoding MAWMKRAVRVGLFLLLMLYVAFMAFPLLWLVLTSLKTQVEVVMATSFWPQSVQFENYRDALFTQGIFQSVKNSLKVSLVTALATLAVAAPAAYVSARRGGLVEKLFRGWILASQTFPHILIIVPLFLILAAMALTNTHAGLSLVYVVSNLPFVLWMLFGYVRSVPVELEEAAAVDGASGTQTLAHILVPLMVPGLVATGMYAFITAWNEFFFALVLLKEPDLLTIQVNLARFRGVEGFVRWGPLAAGSVLATLPALAVFAVVQRGLIAGLMAGSLKQ
- a CDS encoding ADP-ribosylglycohydrolase family protein, with the translated sequence MLNGREALAKDRALAVSRSKGCLLGLAIGDALGDAGRNTELRNRYGIVTHLPEGVSGTDDTEFAVLTARVLLDSQGELTREAVLDAWHRYVLDQGGVHDRAGRPIHGAAYNLRRGMRPPLSGMDNVMNNDDGAAMRAAPIGIVAAGDPERAARLASIDAEISHAGDGLHAAQAVAASVAVAMAGGTVDEIVAAGMAWVPEESWLGRAMQRTLKICDEKGAIRAAWQSLHDDLWTPLHAVSAEAIPQAYAILRLTEADFETGLFWAANFGRDADTIAAVVGAVCGARAGAGVLPERWIEAVRRPAGVTLRFAAGEDLVSLAEGLAGLIQ
- a CDS encoding ADP-ribosylglycohydrolase family protein: MAASERTDLFQHGYGALAGLAVADALGASTEGSDPATIRATHGRITGFLTDDPAGTDDTEYAMLTAQILLKYGKDVRPEDVAREWTQTLIHQQEFQKGGFSEVCAVVNLRRGLSAPATGRYNYEMWSDGAAMRIAPVGVACAGSPIEAAKLAAIDASVSHHRDGIYCAQAVAAAVAEAMVADDSDAVIDAALAAIPQDSWSFRAIQRAVAIGRRYSDPFEALEELYQEATIPYYVWADMAPEATALAFGLVASSRCQYVPSVLGAANLGRDADTIGAIAGAISGAFQGVQAIPQEWLAKIDTVKGVCIHATRGMRVSEIARQLVSLAGRSWQKERGEG
- a CDS encoding ADP-ribosylglycohydrolase family protein, translating into MGTQPDLFDRIYGSLAGLALGDALGFPAMYHRTLLGRPKSRARLRIWTEVGDQHNVIVTQMPYTIARNPRVLDVCPTDDTEWALFSAQILLRYGSTPTAQQYQQAWQEEVVVRETSVRSGVSERAAIENFKRGLLPPTTGNDNPHHYDDGAVRRAVPIGLVHPGDPATATTVAERDASVTSAEDGVWAAQAMAAALAEGVSGAEIPRMIEAARRFMPEGSWLAYNTARALELVPRGTSPADALVILHDQFLSRIYNYPNVAPETVALALALLSMELGSVQEALLIANAFHRAAESMPAWVGALYGVVYGASTIPASWLGSTDRCKGICLPQMAGVSVKDVATELAGLARRQD
- a CDS encoding ABC transporter substrate-binding protein, translated to MRAFRYLAVALVLLLMVTALTPSTSAQSPVRLRFVSLAWQEDAIAAVKELVQAWNSTHPTIQVEYQQVDWSSIHDYLVTSFQTGDVPDIFHYESPQVLDFGRMGYLTDLAPLMSDDLRNDVLPNFWRTVSVDNAVYGVPYIVEPFVILYNQDLFEEAGIQVDPSQAVTWEGLREMGRQLTKDVNGDGRIDQYGAGLALRNPANRILNLSMAFGGQFFYQEDGRWVIRVGENELALARTLHDMMYVDESLAKDGVGLSSSELMAGFIQGRYAMIPGVGAFTRHDLAALASETFRWGVLPHPRATTARQGAVSQTLSIPAASRHPREAMQFVEFLMNTENMAKLAHSDWLLPTRKSSLGLSIFTTEEYGWDVVSASAVNLAMANWQIVPGYEEVRSKVLNPLLQEYFYDRITEEQLAQRIELEGNRILERYR
- a CDS encoding acyclic terpene utilization AtuA family protein, producing MENVQELRIYSATSFLGHGVDAVSLQKALEYGLHVIVAQGTTTDAGPYYLGSGKPVMARQALQRDLELIVGAARQAKIPFICSVGGAGANPHVELALELLEESARLHGWSLTIGVVWSDVDQGWLLERLQAGVEMPRLVPVDRFPERLDAGTVKASTRIVAQVGPEVLVRLLEEHPNLDGIITGRALDIGLYAALPLRYGFPRALSMHFGKVMEDGALAADPGSGNDGLLGFLRRDHFEVVPVNEARRCTPASVALHAFYERPDPTREANPGGVLDVSSARYEQVTDRRVRVAGARWIEADEYRVKLEGVRRVGFRSISIAGVRDPRFIAASEQIVRDCYDAVREYFAFLGEQAYHFSIRTYGRNGVLGPSEPVTGGEPHEICLLLDAVSSDQERADSICSFASSFLAHHGFPGRLSTAGNLAIPFSPGRAIPVGEVYQFSIWHALPLEDPGEPFQTEIRVINR